In one window of Brassica rapa cultivar Chiifu-401-42 chromosome A07, CAAS_Brap_v3.01, whole genome shotgun sequence DNA:
- the LOC103831924 gene encoding transcription factor PRE3: protein MSGRRSRSRQSSGISEDQINDLIIKLQQLLPELRNSRRSDKVSASRVLQETCNYIRNLHREVDDLSERLSELLANTDTAQAALIRSLLTQ, encoded by the exons ATGTCAGGAAGAAGATCACGTTCGAGACAATCATCAGGGATCTCAGAAGATCAGATCAACGATCTCATTATCAAGTTGCAGCAGCTTCTTCCTGAGCTCAGGAACAGCCGTCGCTCCGACAAG GTTTCAGCATCGAGAGTGTTACAAGAGACGTGCAACTACATAAGGAATCTGCATAGAGAGGTTGATGATCTGAGTGAGAGACTTTCTGAGTTACTCGCAAACACAGACACTGCTCAAGCTGCTTTAATCAGAAGCTTACTTACCCAATAa
- the LOC103831925 gene encoding F-box/kelch-repeat protein At1g74510 isoform X1 produces MLETPSYLVSRNLPSSCQEESMLIYNAQHYMLQLYLKKRLLDNDGDQQSSPVTLLDQNALLNCLAHCSLSDFKSIASTNRTFRSLIKDSELYRLRRAKGIVEHWIYFSCRLLEWEAYDPNGDRWLRVPKMTFNECFMCSDKESLAVGTELLVFGKEITSHVIYKYSILTNTWTSGMQMNTPRCLFGSASLGEMAVIAGGCDPSGRILSSAEVYNSETGEWTEIPSMNKARKMCSSVFMDGNYYVIGGIGEGNSKMLMCGEVYDLKKRTWSLIPNMLPERSNGGGGGGGGQGKETSSSSAMAASAAPPLVAVVKDELYAASYEQQEVKRYDKRCNVWNKVGNLPERASSMNGWGMAFRACGDQLVVVGGPRTLGGGFIEINACVPREGESLHWRVLASKPSGSFVYNCAVMGC; encoded by the coding sequence ATGTTGGAGACTCCGAGCTATCTCGTCTCAAGGAACTTACCATCTTCATGTCAGGAAGAGAGCATGTTGATATATAACGCACAACACTACATGCTTCAGCTCTACTTGAAGAAGCGTTTGTTAGACAATGATGGTGATCAACAGAGTTCACCAGTAACTCTCCTCGACCAAAACGCGCTTCTCAACTGCTTAGCTCACTGCTCCTTATCAGATTTCAAATCCATCGCCTCAACGAACAGAACCTTCCGCTCGCTCATTAAGGACAGCGAGCTCTACAGGCTGAGACGAGCGAAGGGCATCGTGGAGCATTGGATCTACTTCTCCTGCAGGCTCCTTGAATGGGAAGCTTATGATCCAAACGGAGACAGATGGCTACGTGTACCCAAAATGACGTTCAACGAATGTTTCATGTGTTCGGACAAAGAGTCTCTAGCTGTCGGCACGGAGCTTCTTGTCTTCGGTAAAGAGATTACGTCTCATGTGATATACAAGTACAGCATCTTGACCAACACGTGGACGTCTGGGATGCAAATGAACACTCCTAGGTGCTTGTTTGGTTCAGCGAGTCTCGGCGAGATGGCGGTTATAGCCGGAGGATGTGACCCGAGTGGGCGGATACTGAGCTCCGCGGAGGTTTATAACTCGGAGACAGGGGAGTGGACGGAGATACCGAGCATGAACAAGGCGAGGAAGATGTGTTCAAGCGTGTTCATGGACGGGAACTATTACGTTATTGGAGGTATAGGAGAGGGAAACTCTAAGATGCTTATGTGCGGTGAAGTGTATGATTTAAAGAAGAGGACGTGGAGTTTGATACCTAACATGTTACCGGAGAGAAGCaacggaggaggaggtggaggaggaggtCAGGGAAAGGAGACTTCCTCTTCCTCTGCAATGGCGGCTTCAGCTGCGCCGCCGCTTGTAGCGGTTGTGAAAGATGAGCTTTATGCTGCGAGCTATGAGCAGCAGGAGGTGAAGAGATATGATAAAAGGTGTAATGTGTGGAATAAAGTTGGGAACTTGCCGGAGAGAGCTTCTTCGATGAACGGTTGGGGGATGGCGTTTAGGGCTTGTGGGGATCAGTTGGTAGTTGTTGGAGGGCCTAGGACATTGGGAGGAGGGTTTATAGAGATCAATGCTTGTGTCCCAAGGGAGGGTGAGTCTCTGCATTGGAGAGTTCTTGCTTCAAAGCCATCAGGAAGCTTTGTGTATAATTGTGCTGTTATGGGATGTTGA
- the LOC103831925 gene encoding F-box/kelch-repeat protein At1g74510 isoform X2, with the protein MLIYNAQHYMLQLYLKKRLLDNDGDQQSSPVTLLDQNALLNCLAHCSLSDFKSIASTNRTFRSLIKDSELYRLRRAKGIVEHWIYFSCRLLEWEAYDPNGDRWLRVPKMTFNECFMCSDKESLAVGTELLVFGKEITSHVIYKYSILTNTWTSGMQMNTPRCLFGSASLGEMAVIAGGCDPSGRILSSAEVYNSETGEWTEIPSMNKARKMCSSVFMDGNYYVIGGIGEGNSKMLMCGEVYDLKKRTWSLIPNMLPERSNGGGGGGGGQGKETSSSSAMAASAAPPLVAVVKDELYAASYEQQEVKRYDKRCNVWNKVGNLPERASSMNGWGMAFRACGDQLVVVGGPRTLGGGFIEINACVPREGESLHWRVLASKPSGSFVYNCAVMGC; encoded by the coding sequence ATGTTGATATATAACGCACAACACTACATGCTTCAGCTCTACTTGAAGAAGCGTTTGTTAGACAATGATGGTGATCAACAGAGTTCACCAGTAACTCTCCTCGACCAAAACGCGCTTCTCAACTGCTTAGCTCACTGCTCCTTATCAGATTTCAAATCCATCGCCTCAACGAACAGAACCTTCCGCTCGCTCATTAAGGACAGCGAGCTCTACAGGCTGAGACGAGCGAAGGGCATCGTGGAGCATTGGATCTACTTCTCCTGCAGGCTCCTTGAATGGGAAGCTTATGATCCAAACGGAGACAGATGGCTACGTGTACCCAAAATGACGTTCAACGAATGTTTCATGTGTTCGGACAAAGAGTCTCTAGCTGTCGGCACGGAGCTTCTTGTCTTCGGTAAAGAGATTACGTCTCATGTGATATACAAGTACAGCATCTTGACCAACACGTGGACGTCTGGGATGCAAATGAACACTCCTAGGTGCTTGTTTGGTTCAGCGAGTCTCGGCGAGATGGCGGTTATAGCCGGAGGATGTGACCCGAGTGGGCGGATACTGAGCTCCGCGGAGGTTTATAACTCGGAGACAGGGGAGTGGACGGAGATACCGAGCATGAACAAGGCGAGGAAGATGTGTTCAAGCGTGTTCATGGACGGGAACTATTACGTTATTGGAGGTATAGGAGAGGGAAACTCTAAGATGCTTATGTGCGGTGAAGTGTATGATTTAAAGAAGAGGACGTGGAGTTTGATACCTAACATGTTACCGGAGAGAAGCaacggaggaggaggtggaggaggaggtCAGGGAAAGGAGACTTCCTCTTCCTCTGCAATGGCGGCTTCAGCTGCGCCGCCGCTTGTAGCGGTTGTGAAAGATGAGCTTTATGCTGCGAGCTATGAGCAGCAGGAGGTGAAGAGATATGATAAAAGGTGTAATGTGTGGAATAAAGTTGGGAACTTGCCGGAGAGAGCTTCTTCGATGAACGGTTGGGGGATGGCGTTTAGGGCTTGTGGGGATCAGTTGGTAGTTGTTGGAGGGCCTAGGACATTGGGAGGAGGGTTTATAGAGATCAATGCTTGTGTCCCAAGGGAGGGTGAGTCTCTGCATTGGAGAGTTCTTGCTTCAAAGCCATCAGGAAGCTTTGTGTATAATTGTGCTGTTATGGGATGTTGA
- the LOC103831926 gene encoding HVA22-like protein a, producing MGSGAGNFIKVLLRNFDVLAGPVVSLVYPLHASVRAIETQSHADDKQWLTYWVLYSLLTLFELTFAKLIEWVPIWSYLKLILTCWLVIPYFSGAAYVYEHFVRPVFVNPQSINIWYVPKKMDIFRKPDDVLTAAEKYIAENGPDAFQKILSRSDKSRRYEQRETMYGEEYQYQGHYKSF from the exons ATGGGATCTGGAGCTGGAAATTTCATCAAGGTTCTTTTGAGGAACTTTGATGTTCTTGCTGG GCCTGTTGTTAGTCTCGTTTATCCACT ACATGCCTCAGTCAGAGCAATTGAAACTCAATCTCACGCTGATGACAAACAATGGCTCACTTACTGGGTCCTTTACTCCTTACTTACACTCTTCGAGCTCACATTCGCCAAACTCATCGAATG GGTACCAATATGGTCGTACTTGAAGCTGATCTTGACTTGCTGGCTTGTGATTCCTTACTTCAGCGGCGCTGCTTATGTCTACGAACATTTTGTGAGACCTGTGTTTGTTAACCCACAGAGCATTAACATTTGGTATGTGCCAAAGAAGATGGATATCTTCAGAAAGCCAGATGATGTGTTAACAGCTGCTGAGAAGTACATTGCAGAGAATGGACCTGATGCTTTCCAGAAGATCTTAAGCCGA tctgaTAAATCAAGAAGATATGAGCAGCGTGAGACCATGTATGGTGAAGAGTATCAGTACCAAGGGCACTACAAAAGCTTTTAG